The following is a genomic window from Desulfovibrio porci.
CTGCGCCTGCCCCAGCGCATCCCGTCCGGCCAGCAGGGACGGAATGGCCAGAATCTGAATGGGGGAAGGCTCCTCAAAGCCCAAATCCTTAACGGCGTCCAGAAGTTCCCTGGACAAGGCCAAATCTTCAAACGATGCGCTCATGCTTTTCCTGCGGATAAAAATGTACGAAGGAGAGAGCATAGCCTTATCTCGCGCAATGCACAATGAAAGTCCGCACCCGGACCAAAGCCCCGCACCGGACCCCTCATATTTGGAAGCATTCACTCTAAAATTGCAGATTCCGCATGGAGAAGCATCCGGACTATTCATAAAATACATAATAATAACAGCATATTATAAATAAAAATCAACCTGGCATGCTGATTGCTCTTCCATGGCATCACAACCGTGGAGAGGATTATGTTTCTACTGTTATTGGCGGCGGCTGTCTTTGTCGGAGGGCTCATCGGCACTGTGGGCGTGGGCGGCATTCTGCTGATTCCGGCCCTCAGCGCCCTGGCCGGGCTTTCCACCCATACGGCCATGGGCACGGCGCTGTTCAGCTTCATCTTTACCGGCCTGCTGGGCACCTGGCTTTTCCAGCGGCACGGCAGCATCGACTGGCGCATCACCATTCCGGTCTGTCTGGGCGGCCTGCTCTGCGGTTACCCCGGTTCCCTGGCCAACGCGGCGGCCCCGGCCTGGTTGCTCGACCTGCTGCTGGGGGCCGTGATCATCTTCGCGGGCGTCTATGCCCTCTTTCCGGCCAAGGGCGGTTCGCCGGAATACCGGGCCATGAAAGGCCGGGGGAATTTCAGGCAAAAGCTGCTTCTGCTGACCATCGGCGGCGCGGTGGGCTTCGGCTCCGGTCTGACCGGCGTCGGCGGTCCGGTGCTCTCCGTGCCGCTCATGGTCATCCTCGGCTTTTCACCCCTCACGGCCATCGCCACCAGCCAGGTCATCCAGATCACCGCCGCCCTGTCCGGCAGCGCGGGCAATCTGGCCCACGGCTTCATCGACGCCGACGCCGCCGTCTGGGTCACCGCCGCCGAGTTGGTCGGGGTCACGGTCGGCGCGCGTCTGGCCCACAGCATCTCACAGGCATCCCTCAAGAAAGTGGTTTCCGTGGTCTGCATCGTGGTGGGCGCGTTCATCATCCTGCGCGCCTGCATCTAACCTTTTCACCGGCACAGGAGGAATTCCATGCCTATCCGCCTCAAGGAACGCCCCATTTTCATGATCGGCGCCGAACGCTCCGGCACCACCCTGGTCATGGCCCTGCTTGGCTGCCATTCACGCATCGCCGTGCCCGAAGTGGTCTGGTACTACCCGCGCTTCCATCCCTATCTGCACACCTACGGCGACCTCTCCCAGGCAAGCAATTTCCGCGTCCTGGCCGAGGAAATGGTTTTCGGTCTGAAGACCCCCTTCTGGGGCATGAAGGTCAATCCCCGCACCATTGTGGACGAAGTGCTGGAGCTGGCTCCGGAACGCAGCTTCGCCGGGCTCTACGCGGGCATGCACCTGCGCTTCGCCCGGTACGCGGACAAGCCGCGCTGGGGTGAGAAGACGCCGCACAATCTCTATTTTGTGGGTCCCATGCACCATGACTTTCCGGATGCGCAATTTATCTATATCACGCGCGACGGCCGCGACTCCTGCGTGGACTACATGGAATCATCCTTCGGACCCACCAACATTTATTGCGCGGCCCATTCCTGGAAACGCTGCTGGAACGCGGTCAAGGAGTGGCGCGAACCCCTGCGGGACAAGGGACTCTGGCTGGACGTGAAGTACGAGGAGCTGGTGCGCGAACCGCAAAGGGTCATGCGCGGCGTGTGCGAATTCCTGGGCGAAGACTTCGAGGACGGCATGTTCGACTTCTATAAAACCGACCTCTGTCAGGCGCGCGGCGCTTCGCGCGACCACGCCCCGCTGGGCAAACCCATCAGCGACAAATACGTGGGCATTTACAAAGACCTGCTCTCCCGGCGCGACCAGCGCATTTTCGCGGCCGTGGCCGGCAAGGAACTGGAGGAAGCCGGTTACAAAAACGACGTGGACGCGGAAATGCCCGATCAGCGGATGATCGAAAAATACCTGGAATTCGACGGCCGCATCCGCGCCGCCACCCTGGACGGCTTTGAAGGCCATATCGTCTTTGAAAGCTACAACGACTGGCTTATCGACCAGCGCGAGGAACGCCGCAAAAAAGGCGTCTGGAATCCGGCCAATGCCCCGGTGGTCTTCCCGGCCGGAGACCCCGACGAAGAATACATCACGGGTCTGCGCGCGCCCGCCCGCTGGAAAAAGCACTTTTCCATCAAGCGGCGTTATGTGGGTGACGTGGTGCTGTAGCGGCCACGCCCTTTCCGCGCCCCGTCCGTGCGGACCGCGCGGGAACAACGCTCCCCGGCGGGCCGGGCCCCGGCCCGCCGGAACAGCTCCGGAGAAAGCTCATGTCCGATACCCATTCCGCAATGCGCCGCGCTCTGCTTATCCTGAGCGGCCCGGCCCTCCTGCTGCTGGCCCTCTGCCTGCCCTGCTTCGGTCCGCTCAACGCCCGTTTCGGCTTCGGCATCCTGTTCTGGATGGTCTGGTGGTGGATCACCACCGCCGTGGACATCAAACTGACCTGTCTCGTGCCCATTTTCGTGGTCTGCGTTTACAGCTACATGCCGCTGGGCAAGGTGCTGGAGGCCTACGTGCACAAGGAGGCCGCGCTCATTTTCGGCGCCACGGCCATCACTTCCGCCTGGGTGCGCTGGGGGTTCGCCAAACGCCTGGCCCTCAACTTCCTGATGCGCGTCAGCGGCAACGTGCGCGCCCAGACCGCCGGATGGTTCATCCTCTGCGGGGTCACCTCCTTTGTGGTGGGCAACACCACGGTGGCGGCCATGTTCGCGCCCGTGGCCGTGGCCTCGCTGATGTATGCCGGTTACAGCAACAATGAGGAACGCTGGAATTCCAAGGCCGCGTCCAATATCCTCATCGCCGTGGCCTGGGGAGCCAGCGTGGGCGGCATGGCCACCCCCCTGGGCGGCGGCCAGTCCGTGGTGACCTACGGCCTGCTCAACAAATATCTGGGCCACAACATCTATTTCCTCGACTGGACCCTGCGCATGCTGCCCGTTTCCGTTCTGGTGGTGCTGGGCGTGGGCATTATGATGTATTTCATGAAGACGGACCGGGAAAGTTTCGGCGGCAACAAGGAATTCTACCGCCAGGAACTGGCCAAGCTCGGTCCCATGAGCTACGAGGAAAAAGTCTCCTTCTACGGCTTTGCCCTGGCCATCGCCCTGGCCGTGCTCCAGCCGCTCTACGCCCCTTACACCAAGGGTCCGCAGTGGGCCTGGCTCCAGCCCACCCAGCTTTTCTGCATCATTCCCCTGCTTCTGCTCTTCTGGCCCTCACGCGGCGTCAAGGACGAAAGCATTCTTTCCCCCCGGACCTTGCGGGATCATTTCCCGGTGACTATCCTGTTCATGTGGCCCGCGGCCGTGGCCCTGAGCAAAATCCTGGGGGCCACCGGGGCCTCTGCCGTTTTCGGCCAGTGGATCACGCCCTTTGTGGGCATCAGCGACGGTTTTTCCATCGCGGCCTGGAGCGTGGCGGCCAACGCCCTTTCCCAGGTCACCAGCGACACTGCGGCGGCCGGGGTCATGGTTCCGCTGGCCATTGAAGCCATGAACCACTGGAACGGCCTGCAATTCGGCGCCGTGCCCTGGGTCTGGATCACCGGAGCGGCCATCAGTTGGAGCTACGCCGTGGCCTCGGCCACCGGCGCGCAGGGCATTGTGGCCGGTTACGGGGCCAATCTGCGCACCATGTTTCTCTGGGGTCTGGCGGCGGCTGTGATTTCCGTGGCCGTCACCATCCTCTACTTCTGGCTGGCAGTGGTGGTGCTGGGGCTGGACTTCTACATTCTGCCGCCCGCGTAAGGCATCATCTGTTCTTTCCTCCGCATGCCGATCTCCTCCGGGAAGCCCGGCGCGCATCCTCCGTCTCCGCGTCCGCCCTCAGGGCGGGCGCGGATGACACATTCCGGCGAATCCGCCACAGGACGCAGCCATGAGCCATGTTCCCTTCCGTTTTGCCTTTGTCTCCAACTCCCTGCCCGTGGCCCAGACCGTGCGCGACTACGCGGCGACCCGCCACCTGCCCATGGAAATCCGCCTGGCCGGCATGGAAGAGGCCCTGCCCGTGGCCCGCGCCCTGCTGGCCGAGGGCACGGACGTGATTCTGGGCGGCGGGGGCACCGGCAAACTGCTGCGCCGTCACTTGCGCCGCCCGGTGGTGACCATCGCCCGCAGCCACCTGGACATCCTCGAAGCCCTGCTCAAGGCGCGCGAGCACGCGGACTATATCGCCTGCACCTGCTACGGGGCGCTGCCTCCCTGGCCTGCCCTGTTTTCCGAACTGCTGCGCGTGCGTCTGCTGCCCGTGCCCTTCACCACTACCCAGGAACTGGTGTCCGGCATCAGCCGTGCCGTGGACCAGGGCGTAGGCTGCGTGGTAGGCGGCGGCATCTGCGCGGAGATAGCCCAGGCCCAGGGCTGCCGGGGCGTGGTGGTCACGCCGGGCGAGGAGGCCCTGGAGCGGGCCCTGGATGAAGCTCTGAACATCGCCCGCTCCCAGCAGCAGGACCGGGAGCAGACCGCCTGGCTGCGCGGTGTGCTGGAATCCCTGCATGAAGGCATCGTGGGCGTGGACACCGACGGGCGCACGGCCACCAGCAACCGCGCCGCGGAAGTTCTGCTGGAAGACCTGCTTGATTCCGCCGGTGCTGACGGCCCCGGCCTGCCGGAAAGCCTGGGGCTCGCCAAAGCCCTGAAAACCGGCCGCGGCGAGGAAGGGATCATCCGCCGCATCAACGGGCGCGAGTTGGTCATCAACACCCGTCCGATCCTGGTGGACGGCAAGCCGCGCGGCGCGCTGGCGGCCTTTGCTCCGGCCGCCCGCCTGCGCGATCTGAGCCGCAAGCTCAAAAACAGCGGCCGACGCGGCTTCATCGCCCGCCACAATCTGGACAGCCTGCTGGGCGCAAGCCCGGCCATGCGCGAGCTGCGCCTCCAGGCCGCCCGCTTCGCCGACGCGGACGCCGCCCTGCACATCCACGGCGAAAGCGGCACCGGCAAGGAGCTGCTGGCTCACGCCCTGCACCAGGCCGGGCCGCGCAGGAACGGTCCCTTCGTGGCCTTGAACTGCGGCGCGCTGCCCGACAGCCTGCTGGAAAGCGAACTCTTCGGCTACGACGAGGGCGCGTTCACCGGCGCACGGCGCGGCGGCAAGGAAGGCCTGTTTGAAATGGCCCAGGACGGCAGCATTTTTCTGGACGAAATCGCGGACATCAGCCCGGCCGTGCAGATCCGCCTGTTGCGCGTGCTGGAAACCGGCGAAATATTCCGTCTGGGCGGCGACAGGCCCATTGCCGTCAACGCCCGCGTGATCAGCTCCTCCTGGAAGGATCTGGTGGAAGAGGTACGGTCCGGGCGCTTCCGGGCTGATCTCTATTACCGCCTCTCCCTGCTGCGTCTGCAAACCCCGCCCCTGCGCGAGAGGCCGGAGGACATCCCTCTGCTGGCGCGACACATTCTGGCAAGGCTAAACATGGCGCACAAAGAACTTTCGCCCCATGTCCTGGGCCTGCTGAAGGACTATGCCTGGCCCGGCAACGTGCGCGAGCTGGACGCCCTGCTGCGCCGCTACTGCCTGCTCTCGGACGGCGGACAGTGCGACAGGGCCCTGTTGGAAAAGCTGCTTGACGATCTGCGCGCCACGCAGGGGCTGCTTGCCCCGGCGGAACGGCCCGCCGACAAAGCCCCCACCCTCCCCGACGGCCGCGCACAAGGCCGGGGCAATCTCAGGGAACGTCTGGAAACCCTGGAGCGGGAGATCATCCGCGCCGAACTGGAAAAATGCGCGCACAACCGCGGCCGGGCCGCCAAAAATCTGGGCATCAGCGCCAACACCCTCTGGCGTAAAATGAAGGCCGGTCCGCGCTGAACGCCACGCGGCCGCCGCCTGCCGACAATCTAAAAAAAATCTTGAAAAAAGAGACTACTCGTTGCATTCTCCGCCTCGAAGCCCTGTCGCGGGCCTAGCGGTTCCGCCCCCTTGCGGTGGACGTTTTTTTGCGTCCGTTGTCCGGCGTTGTTTTGCGGCCGTGCCGGAACAAAAACGGAACGCCCCTGACACGCCCGCGCGGCGGCGCAAAGCCCGCGCAAACGGCTTTGATCGCGCACTGTTACGGAGAACCACATGGAATTCAGTTTTTTTTCGATGATCGCCCAGGCGAGCCTGGTGGCCAAGGCCGTGCTGGCGCTTCTGGTGCTCATGTCCATCGGCAGCTGGGGGATGATGATCCAGAAGTTCATCGCGCTCAGCGCGGCCAGCCGCAAGGCTCTGAGCGGCACCGAGCGTTTCGAGAAGGCCGCCAGTCTGCGCGAGGCCGTGCAGTCTCTGGGGTCCGACCCGGCTTCGCCGCTCTACTACATCGCCCATCAGGGCGTCCTGGAGTTCAACCGCTCCAAGGAGCTGGGCAATTCCAGCGAAGTTGTGGTGGACAATGTGCGCCGGGCTCTGCGTCAGGGCGTCGCCAGTGAGCTGTCCCGCCTGCAGCGTTCCCTCTCGGTGCTGGCCACCACGGCCAACACCGCGCCCTTCATCGGCCTGTTCGGCACGGTCTGGGGCATCATGAGCTCGTTCCACTCCATCGGCATGCTCAAATCCGCCTCCCTGGCCACCGTCGCGCCGGGCATTTCCGAAGCCCTGGTCGCCACGGCCATCGGTCTGGGCGTGGCCGTGCCCGCCACGGTGGGCTTCAACATCTTTATGGGCAGGCTTTCCCAGGTGGACACCCTGCTGGTCAATTTCGCGGGCTTCTTCCTGAACCGCGTCCAGCGCGAGCTCAACGCCCACCGTCCCGTGCAGCGCGCGGGCGCCACGGAGCTGTAATCATGGGCGCGAGCCTCGGCAACAGCAAATTTGTCTCGGAGATCAACGTCACGCCCTTTGTGGACGTGATGCTGGTGCTCCTGATCATTTTCATGGTGGCCACGCCCATGATGAGCCAGGGACTGGACGTGGATCTGCCCCAGACCAAACAGGTGGAAGTACTGCCCACCGAAGCGGACCACATGGTCCTCACGGTGCGGAAGGACGGCAAGATCTTTCTGGACGAATACGGCGTGGACAATATGGAAGACCTGGAGGGCTACCTTCAGCGTCTGGTCAAGGAAAAGAACAAGAGCCTCTTTTTGCAGGCCGACAAGGAAGTTCCCTACGGCATCGTGGTGGAGGTCATGGGCCATATCAAGGCCGTGGGCATTGAAAAGCTGGGCGTGATGGCCGAGCAGCCCGAGGGCGCGGCCCCCGGCGGCGCGAAACCCGCTGCCGCCGGAACCCGGAAGTAGGTTCCGCATGCGCCTGGCCTCCTATGTCCTTTCTTTCTGCCTGCATCTGGCGGCCTTTCTGCTGATCTGGTTCTGGCCCAGCCATCCTCCGATCCGGCTGGACACCCCGCCGGTGATGATCAGCCTGGTGGAAGGCGCGCCCGGCGGCAACCGGACGCCCTCGCCCATTCTGGGGCATATGGGTGAACCGGCGGAAGGTCCCAAGGCCCCTACGCCGCCCGCGCCCAAAAATGAAATCGCCGCGCCCGCGCGGGAAGAGGTCCGGGAGCCCGCGCCTGTGCCCGCGCCGCCCAAGGAAGCCGCGCCGGTTAAAAAGCCCGAGCTCAAGCCGGAACCGAAGCCGGAACCAAAACCCGAACCCAAGCCCGAGGCCACCCCGGTAGCCCAGAAAAAGAAAGACCTGCCCAAGAAGGAAGAGCCTCCCAAGGACGAACCCCAAAAGCAGGAAAAAAAGGAAGAGCCCCAAAAGGCCAAGCAGGAGCAGCCCAAAAAGCGGGCCCCCAAGGAAGATCCGGTGGCCGCCGCTTTGCAGAAGGCCCGCAAGGCCACTTCCCGCGCCGAATCCGGCGACCGGGGCAACGCCATTGAACAGGCCCTGGCCCAAGCCCAGCGCAAGGCCGGCGGCAATCGCGGCGGGGGCGGCGGCGAAGGCGACGGCCCCGGCGGGGGCGGCCTGGGCGACGTCTATATGGGCCAGGTCATGCTGGCCGTGCGCCCCAACTGGGGCTTCGCCTCGGCGGCGCGCGCCAATCTGGCCTGCTCGGTCAGGGTCAGGGTGGACATGCAGGGCAAGGTTCTGCAAGCTGAACTGAGTCAAAGCTCGGGCAATGCCCAGTACGACGCCTCGGCGGTCAACGCCGTGGTGCGCACCGGTCAGGCCGGACAGTTCCCGCCGCCGCCCTCGGCCGAATACACGGACCTGGAGCTGGTTTTCAGCTATGATGAACTTATGGGACGCTGACCGGTCCGGGAGAAAGACATAACGCCGCTATGCCGCGTCCCCTTTTTTGCCGCTCGCGCGTCCTGAGTTCCCGCTGCCGGGCGACGAGCGCAAATGACGGGCATATCGGAATGTAAACCATGCGGACGTTACAGCCGAACTGGAGCCATGCCGCTGCGAAATATGCCGATTTTCGCCGTGCGATTGAATTAATGCGGGCATGCGGGGCAACGTCCCACGGACGGGATCAGCCAGAGTTCGGGCAATCCGCACTTTAACGCTCCGGCGCTCAACACTCGGCACACCGACGAGGTCCGGCAATTTCCGCCGCCCTCGGCCGCATATACAAAACTGGATCTAGTGTTCACCCTGGATGAACGATGGGGCGCTAATCCGGACCAATCCGGGAGGACGACATGGCATCCCCGTTGCGCGCGGGCCTTGCGGCCCTGTTGACACTACAGCTTATTACGGCGGTTCCGGCCTTCGGCGCAAGCATTGCGGCGGTGGATCAGAACGGCGGCTATTCCGGCAAGGTGCTGGACAAGGTTATTGCGATCTGGGCGCCGCCGCCGGCGCTCAAGGGTGATTTTACCGTCAGACTGAAAGTTTCCCTGGACGGCCAGGGCAAGGTGCTGGACTGCAGATCCGTCAAAGCCTCGGGCATGGAAGCTCTGGACAGCTCCGCCTGCGGCGCGGTACGCCAGGCGGCTCCGTTCGGAGCGCCGCCCTACGGCATGCCTCTGGACGTGCATCTGGCCTTCTGGACCGGCACGCCCAAGGGCAAGGCCCAGGCCGAAACCCTTTCCACGGAAGAAGCGCTGCGGGCGGAGGTCATGGCCAGGACCAAGGCGGAAGGCCTCATGGGCCAGCAACGGGCCAGTTCCGTGGAGGAGCGCGCCCGTGAGCGCGCCGAGGCCATTGCCAAAAACGCCGGCCAGCCCTTGCCTGACGTCAAGGCCGCGCCCGTGGCCCCGCCGCCCCGCGCCAAGGCCGCGCCGGGCGCAACGCAAAAAAACGCCTCCAAAAACCCGCGCTCCGGTCTCAGCACGGACAGCCCGGCCACCGAGAGCATTCGCTCCGCCAAGGGAAAAACCGCCGCGCCGTCCGCCAACGCCACGGGGCTCACTGAAGAAGAAATGCGTCTGGATATTGATGCGCCCGCCGCTCCGGCGGCTCAGTCGGTTCCGGGCAACGGCAAAACCGTGGATCCGGCCCCGGCCGCATCGCGGCCTGCGGAAAGCAAGCCCGCCGTCATGGCGCAGGACCAGTACGACGCGCGCTACAGCAAATATTTTTCCACCATCACCCGGAATTTGCGCAACGCCATGTTCATCCCCGCGGAAACCGCGCCGGGCACCTATTACGCTACAGTGCGGCTGGACGTGGACGCCGCGGGCGCCATCAAAAAATCCACCCTGCTGCAAGGCAGCGGGGACAAACTACTGGACAGATTCGTGCTTCAGGGCATTCGCCGGGCAGGCAGCGTAACGCCGCCGCCCGCAGGCCTCGGCAACACGCTGGACGTCACCTTTACACTGGTGCGCCGCTGAGGCGCGCCGACCGAATGAGGAACACCGAGCCATGAAAAAAATCCTTCTTCTCCTGGCCCTGGCTCTGTCTGCGGCGTTGGGGCCGTTTTTCGGTTCCGCCGCCGAAGCGGCCATGCGCGTGGATATTATGAATCCCGGCCAGAATATCGTCAATCTGGCGCTGGCCGCGCCGCTCAAAGGCCCGCAGGTCCAGGCCACGGGCATGGGCGGGGAACTGCAAAAACTGGTGGAGCAGAACCTGAGCTTTCTGCCCTTCATGCGCCTCACTGACCCCAAGGCCGTGCTGGGCGGTGTGCTCCTGCCCGGCTACGAGCCGCCCGCGTTGGACTTCAAACGCTTCCAGCTGGCCGGTTCGGACATCGTGGTCACCACTTTCTGGCCCGACGGCGACAGCGGCACCCGGCCCGTCCAGATCCGCGCTTTTGAAACCAATACCGGCGGCCGCCTGTTCGGCAAGGAATATCCCAAGGTCAACAGCCGCGACCTGCCCGAAGTGGCCGACCGCTTCTGCGCCGACCTGCTGGAAGCCCTGACCGGCAACGGCGCCTTCTTCCGCTCCACCCTCGCCTTTGTGAAGAAGACCGGCAAACTGAGCGCCAACGTCTGGCTGGTCAAGCCCACTGGCCGCGATCTGCGCCAGATCACCAATATGCCGGGCGAGGCCATGTCTCCGGCGTGGTCCCCGGACGGACGCTTTGTGGTCTTCACCCATATCGACCCCAAGTCCCACGCTCTGGGCGTCTGGGACCGCTCCACCGGCAAGGTGCAGCGCATCCGCTTCCCCGGCAACGTGGTGATCGGCCCGGCCTTCATGCCCGACAACAAGGTGGCCGTGGCCCTGTCCAACGGCAAATACCCGGTCATTTTTCTGCTCAACCATGTCTTCCAGAAGGAGCGCGTGCTGGAACAGAGCAACGCCATCAATGTTTCACCCACCTTTGACAGCACGGGCACCAAGATGGCCTTCACTTCCTCCCGTCTGGGCGGACCGCAGATCTTCCTCAAAGACCTGAACAGCGGCAGCATCAGCCGGGTGAGCAAGAACGGCACCTATAACAGCGAAGCCAATCTTTCGCCCGACGGCACCCTGGTGGTCTACAGCCGGATGACCGATTACGGCCACCGCATCTTCGTGCAGGACATGCTGACGGGCATGGAACGCCAGATCACCTTCGGCCCCGGCAGCGATGAGCAGCCCTCCTTCTGCGCGGACAGTTACTTCATCGCCTTCGCCTCCACCCGCAGCGGCGGACGCGGCATCTATCTGACCACCCGCCACGGCGGCGACGCCAAGCAAGTGCCCACCGGCGGCGGCGCGGCTTCTTTCCCGCGCTGGGGCATGCCTGTGACGCAGAAGTAAGGGTTAC
Proteins encoded in this region:
- a CDS encoding sulfite exporter TauE/SafE family protein encodes the protein MFLLLLAAAVFVGGLIGTVGVGGILLIPALSALAGLSTHTAMGTALFSFIFTGLLGTWLFQRHGSIDWRITIPVCLGGLLCGYPGSLANAAAPAWLLDLLLGAVIIFAGVYALFPAKGGSPEYRAMKGRGNFRQKLLLLTIGGAVGFGSGLTGVGGPVLSVPLMVILGFSPLTAIATSQVIQITAALSGSAGNLAHGFIDADAAVWVTAAELVGVTVGARLAHSISQASLKKVVSVVCIVVGAFIILRACI
- a CDS encoding sulfotransferase family protein, with the translated sequence MPIRLKERPIFMIGAERSGTTLVMALLGCHSRIAVPEVVWYYPRFHPYLHTYGDLSQASNFRVLAEEMVFGLKTPFWGMKVNPRTIVDEVLELAPERSFAGLYAGMHLRFARYADKPRWGEKTPHNLYFVGPMHHDFPDAQFIYITRDGRDSCVDYMESSFGPTNIYCAAHSWKRCWNAVKEWREPLRDKGLWLDVKYEELVREPQRVMRGVCEFLGEDFEDGMFDFYKTDLCQARGASRDHAPLGKPISDKYVGIYKDLLSRRDQRIFAAVAGKELEEAGYKNDVDAEMPDQRMIEKYLEFDGRIRAATLDGFEGHIVFESYNDWLIDQREERRKKGVWNPANAPVVFPAGDPDEEYITGLRAPARWKKHFSIKRRYVGDVVL
- a CDS encoding SLC13 family permease, whose amino-acid sequence is MSDTHSAMRRALLILSGPALLLLALCLPCFGPLNARFGFGILFWMVWWWITTAVDIKLTCLVPIFVVCVYSYMPLGKVLEAYVHKEAALIFGATAITSAWVRWGFAKRLALNFLMRVSGNVRAQTAGWFILCGVTSFVVGNTTVAAMFAPVAVASLMYAGYSNNEERWNSKAASNILIAVAWGASVGGMATPLGGGQSVVTYGLLNKYLGHNIYFLDWTLRMLPVSVLVVLGVGIMMYFMKTDRESFGGNKEFYRQELAKLGPMSYEEKVSFYGFALAIALAVLQPLYAPYTKGPQWAWLQPTQLFCIIPLLLLFWPSRGVKDESILSPRTLRDHFPVTILFMWPAAVALSKILGATGASAVFGQWITPFVGISDGFSIAAWSVAANALSQVTSDTAAAGVMVPLAIEAMNHWNGLQFGAVPWVWITGAAISWSYAVASATGAQGIVAGYGANLRTMFLWGLAAAVISVAVTILYFWLAVVVLGLDFYILPPA
- a CDS encoding sigma 54-interacting transcriptional regulator; amino-acid sequence: MSHVPFRFAFVSNSLPVAQTVRDYAATRHLPMEIRLAGMEEALPVARALLAEGTDVILGGGGTGKLLRRHLRRPVVTIARSHLDILEALLKAREHADYIACTCYGALPPWPALFSELLRVRLLPVPFTTTQELVSGISRAVDQGVGCVVGGGICAEIAQAQGCRGVVVTPGEEALERALDEALNIARSQQQDREQTAWLRGVLESLHEGIVGVDTDGRTATSNRAAEVLLEDLLDSAGADGPGLPESLGLAKALKTGRGEEGIIRRINGRELVINTRPILVDGKPRGALAAFAPAARLRDLSRKLKNSGRRGFIARHNLDSLLGASPAMRELRLQAARFADADAALHIHGESGTGKELLAHALHQAGPRRNGPFVALNCGALPDSLLESELFGYDEGAFTGARRGGKEGLFEMAQDGSIFLDEIADISPAVQIRLLRVLETGEIFRLGGDRPIAVNARVISSSWKDLVEEVRSGRFRADLYYRLSLLRLQTPPLRERPEDIPLLARHILARLNMAHKELSPHVLGLLKDYAWPGNVRELDALLRRYCLLSDGGQCDRALLEKLLDDLRATQGLLAPAERPADKAPTLPDGRAQGRGNLRERLETLEREIIRAELEKCAHNRGRAAKNLGISANTLWRKMKAGPR
- a CDS encoding MotA/TolQ/ExbB proton channel family protein, translated to MEFSFFSMIAQASLVAKAVLALLVLMSIGSWGMMIQKFIALSAASRKALSGTERFEKAASLREAVQSLGSDPASPLYYIAHQGVLEFNRSKELGNSSEVVVDNVRRALRQGVASELSRLQRSLSVLATTANTAPFIGLFGTVWGIMSSFHSIGMLKSASLATVAPGISEALVATAIGLGVAVPATVGFNIFMGRLSQVDTLLVNFAGFFLNRVQRELNAHRPVQRAGATEL
- a CDS encoding ExbD/TolR family protein, coding for MGASLGNSKFVSEINVTPFVDVMLVLLIIFMVATPMMSQGLDVDLPQTKQVEVLPTEADHMVLTVRKDGKIFLDEYGVDNMEDLEGYLQRLVKEKNKSLFLQADKEVPYGIVVEVMGHIKAVGIEKLGVMAEQPEGAAPGGAKPAAAGTRK
- a CDS encoding cell envelope integrity protein TolA, with the translated sequence MRLASYVLSFCLHLAAFLLIWFWPSHPPIRLDTPPVMISLVEGAPGGNRTPSPILGHMGEPAEGPKAPTPPAPKNEIAAPAREEVREPAPVPAPPKEAAPVKKPELKPEPKPEPKPEPKPEATPVAQKKKDLPKKEEPPKDEPQKQEKKEEPQKAKQEQPKKRAPKEDPVAAALQKARKATSRAESGDRGNAIEQALAQAQRKAGGNRGGGGGEGDGPGGGGLGDVYMGQVMLAVRPNWGFASAARANLACSVRVRVDMQGKVLQAELSQSSGNAQYDASAVNAVVRTGQAGQFPPPPSAEYTDLELVFSYDELMGR
- a CDS encoding TonB family protein codes for the protein MASPLRAGLAALLTLQLITAVPAFGASIAAVDQNGGYSGKVLDKVIAIWAPPPALKGDFTVRLKVSLDGQGKVLDCRSVKASGMEALDSSACGAVRQAAPFGAPPYGMPLDVHLAFWTGTPKGKAQAETLSTEEALRAEVMARTKAEGLMGQQRASSVEERARERAEAIAKNAGQPLPDVKAAPVAPPPRAKAAPGATQKNASKNPRSGLSTDSPATESIRSAKGKTAAPSANATGLTEEEMRLDIDAPAAPAAQSVPGNGKTVDPAPAASRPAESKPAVMAQDQYDARYSKYFSTITRNLRNAMFIPAETAPGTYYATVRLDVDAAGAIKKSTLLQGSGDKLLDRFVLQGIRRAGSVTPPPAGLGNTLDVTFTLVRR
- a CDS encoding PD40 domain-containing protein, which gives rise to MKKILLLLALALSAALGPFFGSAAEAAMRVDIMNPGQNIVNLALAAPLKGPQVQATGMGGELQKLVEQNLSFLPFMRLTDPKAVLGGVLLPGYEPPALDFKRFQLAGSDIVVTTFWPDGDSGTRPVQIRAFETNTGGRLFGKEYPKVNSRDLPEVADRFCADLLEALTGNGAFFRSTLAFVKKTGKLSANVWLVKPTGRDLRQITNMPGEAMSPAWSPDGRFVVFTHIDPKSHALGVWDRSTGKVQRIRFPGNVVIGPAFMPDNKVAVALSNGKYPVIFLLNHVFQKERVLEQSNAINVSPTFDSTGTKMAFTSSRLGGPQIFLKDLNSGSISRVSKNGTYNSEANLSPDGTLVVYSRMTDYGHRIFVQDMLTGMERQITFGPGSDEQPSFCADSYFIAFASTRSGGRGIYLTTRHGGDAKQVPTGGGAASFPRWGMPVTQK